Proteins from a single region of Antechinus flavipes isolate AdamAnt ecotype Samford, QLD, Australia chromosome 2, AdamAnt_v2, whole genome shotgun sequence:
- the SRSF5 gene encoding serine/arginine-rich splicing factor 5 isoform X1: MSGCRVFIGRLNPAAREKDVERFFKGYGRIRDIDLKRGFGFVEFEDPRDADDAVYELDGKELCSERVTIEHARARSRGGRGRGRYSDRFSSRRPRNDRRNAPPVRTENRLIVENLSSRVSWQDLKDFMRQAGEVTFADAHRPKLNEGVVEFASYSDLKNAIEKLSGKEINGRKIKLIEGSKRHSRSRSRSRSRTRSSSRSRSRSRSRSRKSYSRSRSRSHSKSRSVSRSPMPEKSQKRGSSSRSKSPASVDRQRSRSRSRSVDSGN; this comes from the exons ATGAGTGGCTGTAGAGTATTCATCGGAAGACTAAATCCGGCAGCCCGGGAAAAAGATGTAGAAAGATTCTTTAAAGGATATGGACGGATAAGAGATATTGATCTGAAGAGAGGCTTTGGATTTGTG GAATTTGAGGACCCAAGAGATGCTGATGATGCTGTTTATGAACTTGATGGAAAGGAACTCTGCAGTGAGAG GGTTACAATTGAACATGCCAGAGCTCGATCTCGAGGTGGACGAGGAAGAGGGCGATATTCTGATCGTTTTAGTAGCCGTCGTCCTCGAAATGATAGGAG AAATGCCCCACCAGTACGAACAGAAAATCGTCTTATAGTTGAGAATTTATCTTCTCGAGTCAGCTGGCAG GATCTCAAAGATTTCATGAGGCAAGCTGGGGAAGTAACCTTTGCAGATGCTCATAGACCAAAATTAAATGAAGG GGTGGTTGAGTTTGCCTCTTACAGTGACTTAAAGAATGCTATCGAAAAACtttctggaaaagaaataaatggaaggaaaattaAACTGATTGAAGGCAGCAAAAGGCACag taGGTCGAGAAGCCGATCACGTTCCCGTACTAGGAGCTCTTCTAGATCTCGGAGCCGTTCTCGTTCTCGGAGCCGCAAATCTTACAGCAGGTCCAGAAGCCGGAGTCATAGCAAATCCCGATCTGTTAGTAGGTCACCTATGCCTGAGAAGAGTCAGAAACGTGGCTCTTCAAGTAGATCTAAATCTCCAGCATCTGTGGATCGCCAGAGATCCAGATCTAGGTCTAGATCTGTTGACAGTGGCAAT
- the SRSF5 gene encoding serine/arginine-rich splicing factor 5 isoform X2, protein MSGCRVFIGRLNPAAREKDVERFFKGYGRIRDIDLKRGFGFVEFEDPRDADDAVYELDGKELCSERVTIEHARARSRGGRGRGRYSDRFSSRRPRNDRRNAPPVRTENRLIVENLSSRVSWQDLKDFMRQAGEVTFADAHRPKLNEGVVEFASYSDLKNAIEKLSGKEINGRKIKLIEGSKRHRSRSRSRSRTRSSSRSRSRSRSRSRKSYSRSRSRSHSKSRSVSRSPMPEKSQKRGSSSRSKSPASVDRQRSRSRSRSVDSGN, encoded by the exons ATGAGTGGCTGTAGAGTATTCATCGGAAGACTAAATCCGGCAGCCCGGGAAAAAGATGTAGAAAGATTCTTTAAAGGATATGGACGGATAAGAGATATTGATCTGAAGAGAGGCTTTGGATTTGTG GAATTTGAGGACCCAAGAGATGCTGATGATGCTGTTTATGAACTTGATGGAAAGGAACTCTGCAGTGAGAG GGTTACAATTGAACATGCCAGAGCTCGATCTCGAGGTGGACGAGGAAGAGGGCGATATTCTGATCGTTTTAGTAGCCGTCGTCCTCGAAATGATAGGAG AAATGCCCCACCAGTACGAACAGAAAATCGTCTTATAGTTGAGAATTTATCTTCTCGAGTCAGCTGGCAG GATCTCAAAGATTTCATGAGGCAAGCTGGGGAAGTAACCTTTGCAGATGCTCATAGACCAAAATTAAATGAAGG GGTGGTTGAGTTTGCCTCTTACAGTGACTTAAAGAATGCTATCGAAAAACtttctggaaaagaaataaatggaaggaaaattaAACTGATTGAAGGCAGCAAAAGGCACag GTCGAGAAGCCGATCACGTTCCCGTACTAGGAGCTCTTCTAGATCTCGGAGCCGTTCTCGTTCTCGGAGCCGCAAATCTTACAGCAGGTCCAGAAGCCGGAGTCATAGCAAATCCCGATCTGTTAGTAGGTCACCTATGCCTGAGAAGAGTCAGAAACGTGGCTCTTCAAGTAGATCTAAATCTCCAGCATCTGTGGATCGCCAGAGATCCAGATCTAGGTCTAGATCTGTTGACAGTGGCAAT
- the SRSF5 gene encoding serine/arginine-rich splicing factor 5 isoform X3 — MSGCRVFIGRLNPAAREKDVERFFKGYGRIRDIDLKRGFGFVEFEDPRDADDAVYELDGKELCSERVTIEHARARSRGGRGRGRYSDRFSSRRPRNDRRNAPPVRTENRLIVENLSSRVSWQPICVVGLMTRSACGLS, encoded by the exons ATGAGTGGCTGTAGAGTATTCATCGGAAGACTAAATCCGGCAGCCCGGGAAAAAGATGTAGAAAGATTCTTTAAAGGATATGGACGGATAAGAGATATTGATCTGAAGAGAGGCTTTGGATTTGTG GAATTTGAGGACCCAAGAGATGCTGATGATGCTGTTTATGAACTTGATGGAAAGGAACTCTGCAGTGAGAG GGTTACAATTGAACATGCCAGAGCTCGATCTCGAGGTGGACGAGGAAGAGGGCGATATTCTGATCGTTTTAGTAGCCGTCGTCCTCGAAATGATAGGAG AAATGCCCCACCAGTACGAACAGAAAATCGTCTTATAGTTGAGAATTTATCTTCTCGAGTCAGCTGGCAG CCTATCTGTGTCGTTGGCCTTATGACGAGGAGTGCCTGTGGGTTATCCTAA